The genomic interval CGAGCCAGCCCCGTTCGCGCCACTTGCGGAAATTCTCCACGGCCCGGGCATAGACCTCCGGGGCGTGTTCGTCGGCGATGGGATCGAAGTCGATCTCGGGTTTGATGATATGCAGCAGCGAACGCTCCGTGGCCTCAGCCTTCGCCTCGGCGGAGTTCAGCACGTCGTAGGGACGCGACGCCACCTCGGCCGCATACTGCTTCGGCGGGCGGATTCCGCGAAAAGGTTTGATTCTTACCATAACAGTTTCAGGTTGCCGATACCGTCCGGAGCGCGGACGCAGAAACGCCTCTCCGCCCCGGACGGTTCTCGTATTCGCCGTTTATTTGTTTACCTGGAAACGGGTGTTGCCCGTTCTGAAGAAATCCACGATCTGCCGTGCGGCGGCCAGACCGGCATTGAGGTTGGCCTCGGCCGTCTCGGCGCCCATCTTCTTGGGCGTGGCGAAGACGCGCTTGCCGAACGCCTCGTCCAACGCGGCCTGATTGCCCGCGGCGATGTCGGTGACGTACTTCAGGTCCTCGCGCTCGGTCAGCGCGCGCATCAGCCCCTCCTCGTCGATCACCTCCTTACGCGCCGTGTTCACCAGCGTCGCCCCCTTGGGCATCGACATCAGCAGGTCGTAGCCGATCGAGCCCTTGGTCTCGGCCGTCGCGGGAATGTGCAGCGAAAGGAAATCGGCGGTTTTGTAAAGTTCCTCCACGGAACCGACGCGCCGCACGCCGTCGGCCTCGAAGACCGCCGGATCGGAGAGGAACGGGTCGTAGGCAACGACATTCATCCCCAGCGCCTTGCCCTTACGGCCCACCAGACGCCCCACATTGCCGTAGGCGTGGATTCCGAGCGTCTTGCCCTGAATCTCCGAGCCCGTGCCGGGCGTGAAGCGGTTGCGCGACATGAAGATCATCAGCGCCACGGCCAGTTCGGCCACGGCGTTCGAGTTCTGTCCCGGGGTGTTCATCACCACGATTCCCCGCTCCGAAGCAGCCGCAAGGTCCACGTTGTCGTATCCCGCGCCGGCACGCACGACGATCCGGAGACGCCGCGCCGCGGCGATCACCTCGGCGGTCACCTTGTCGCTGCGGACGATCAGCGCATCGGCCTCCGCAACGGCCTCGAGCAACTGCGCTTTGTCGGTGTATTTCTCGAGCAATACCAGCTCGCCGCCGGCCTCTTCGACGATTTCCCGGATTCCCTCCACGGCCTTCTTCGCGAAAGGCTTCTCCGTAGCTACCAATATTTTCATACTCTTCATGATTTCGATGTTCAACTCCTCTTTATAATCCCACGCCTTCACTTCGCCCGTGAGGGTGTCGTAACCGGCCGGGACACGCGTAACGAGAGCCATGACCGCGGGTTATTTCGCGTGTTTCGCGGCGAACTCCTGCATGCACTCCACCAGTACGCGGACGCTCTCGGCCGGCAGCGCGTTGTAGCACGACGCACGGAAGCCGCCCACCAGCCGGTGCCCCTTGATGCCGACGATGCCGCGGGCCTTGGCAGCCTCCATGAACTCGGGGGCCAGCTCCTCGTAACCGTCCGCCATGACGAAGCAAATGTTCATCAGCGAACGGTCCTCCTTCTCCACCGTGCCGCGGAAGAGCGGGTTGCGGTCGATCTCGTCGTAGAGCAGCGCGGCCTTCTCGCGGTTGCGGCGGAAGATTTCCCCGACGCCGCCGATCGACTTGAGCCAGCGCAGCGTCTCCATGAGTACGTAGATAGGGAAGACGGGCGGCGTGTTGAACATCGAGTTGTTCTCCACGTGGGTCCTGAACGACACCATCGTCGGCAGGTCGCGGACGATGCGGTCGAGCATGTCCTCGCGGATGATGGCGAAAGCCACGCCCGCCGGGGCCAGGTTCTTCTGGGCGCCGCCGTAGATCATGGCGTACTTCGAGACGTCCACCGGACGCGACAGGATGTCGGACGACATGTCGGCGATAAGGGGCACGGGCGAGGAGATGTCCTCGTGGTACTCCGTACCGTAGATCGTGTTGTTCGACGTAATGTGCAGGTAGTCCAGATCCGCGGGAACGGCGAAACCCTTCGGAATGTAGGTGAAGTTGCGGTCCTCGGACGAAGCCACCACCTCGACCTCGCCGTAGCGTTTGGCCTCCTTGATGGCTTTCTTGGACCATACGCCCGTATTCACGTAACCCGCCTTCCGGCCGAGGAAGTTGGCCGCCACCTCGTAGAAGAGGGTGCTGGCGCCGCCCCCCAGATAGACGATCCGGTAGTTGTCGGGAATGGCCAGCAATTCGCGGAAGAGCCGGTCGGCCTCCTCCATCACGGCATCGAACTCCTTCGAGCGATGCGAGATAGAAAGCACGGAGAGTCCCGATCCGTTGAAGTCGAGCACGGCCTTGGCCGCATTTTCGATCACCTCGTCCGCCAGGATCGAAGGTCCTGCATTGAAATTGTGCTTTTTCATAATGTTACGTGATTTGGTTGTTTGACTTTCATTCTGTTAGTTTACTAACACAAATATAAACAAAAATAAATTCAAAAATGCAAGCGCCGCCAAATAAATTTCACTCTCCGTCCCGAAGCCCTCCCTTTTTGAATTGTTTTTATTAATTTTGCCGAAATTTAAGCTCCAGCCACATGGTAAAATCAATGACCGGCTTCGGAAAAAGCGAAGTCACGCTCCCGAACCGAAAAATCACGGTCGAAATCCGCTCCCTGAACTCCAAACAGATGGACCTCTCGCTGCGGCTGCCGGCGATCTACCGGCAATCGGAATACGAAATCCGCAACGCGGTCGCCCGTGCGCTCCGGCGCGGGAAGGTGGACGTCTTCGTTTCGGTCGAATCGCAGGCCGTCGAAACCTCGGCCCACATCAACGGGCAGGTACTGGCCGCCTACGCCGGCGAGCTGCGCGAAGCCGCCCGCGAAGCGGGGTTCGACACGACGGGCCCCGGATGGGACGCCGCCGCACTACAGGTGCTCATGCGCCTTCCCGACGCGGTG from Alistipes dispar carries:
- the serC gene encoding 3-phosphoserine/phosphohydroxythreonine transaminase → MKKHNFNAGPSILADEVIENAAKAVLDFNGSGLSVLSISHRSKEFDAVMEEADRLFRELLAIPDNYRIVYLGGGASTLFYEVAANFLGRKAGYVNTGVWSKKAIKEAKRYGEVEVVASSEDRNFTYIPKGFAVPADLDYLHITSNNTIYGTEYHEDISSPVPLIADMSSDILSRPVDVSKYAMIYGGAQKNLAPAGVAFAIIREDMLDRIVRDLPTMVSFRTHVENNSMFNTPPVFPIYVLMETLRWLKSIGGVGEIFRRNREKAALLYDEIDRNPLFRGTVEKEDRSLMNICFVMADGYEELAPEFMEAAKARGIVGIKGHRLVGGFRASCYNALPAESVRVLVECMQEFAAKHAK
- a CDS encoding 3-phosphoglycerate dehydrogenase, translated to MKILVATEKPFAKKAVEGIREIVEEAGGELVLLEKYTDKAQLLEAVAEADALIVRSDKVTAEVIAAARRLRIVVRAGAGYDNVDLAAASERGIVVMNTPGQNSNAVAELAVALMIFMSRNRFTPGTGSEIQGKTLGIHAYGNVGRLVGRKGKALGMNVVAYDPFLSDPAVFEADGVRRVGSVEELYKTADFLSLHIPATAETKGSIGYDLLMSMPKGATLVNTARKEVIDEEGLMRALTEREDLKYVTDIAAGNQAALDEAFGKRVFATPKKMGAETAEANLNAGLAAARQIVDFFRTGNTRFQVNK